From a single Alkalihalophilus pseudofirmus genomic region:
- a CDS encoding carboxymuconolactone decarboxylase family protein translates to MARITESKTGRTPFQRLLGHNPEVMNAWSNLGNVLERDALISADLKEQVRRTLAQGNGCEYCKAKGKPNAMQFDEKTSIAVGLAEVFLKQNITISDSQFQIIEETFSQEEISELFAFITFTTASQYFGAIMQLEG, encoded by the coding sequence ATGGCAAGGATAACGGAATCAAAAACAGGCAGAACACCATTTCAACGACTATTGGGACATAACCCCGAAGTGATGAATGCATGGTCAAATTTAGGTAATGTATTAGAGCGGGATGCATTAATCTCTGCTGATCTAAAAGAACAAGTCAGAAGAACATTAGCACAGGGCAACGGGTGTGAGTATTGTAAGGCAAAGGGAAAACCAAACGCTATGCAATTTGATGAAAAAACCTCAATAGCAGTCGGGCTAGCAGAAGTGTTTTTAAAACAAAACATAACGATCTCAGATTCACAGTTTCAAATAATTGAAGAAACGTTTTCACAAGAAGAAATAAGTGAACTGTTTGCCTTTATTACATTTACCACTGCCTCGCAGTATTTTGGAGCAATAATGCAGTTGGAAGGGTGA
- a CDS encoding GNAT family N-acetyltransferase, with translation MIRKATEKDIPSLASLMGELGYPTTSEEMETRFNKIQANPDYNTQVAEMNGEVIGMIGMILGTHYERNDHYIRIVAFVVASNYRNSGIGAALLNKAEEWAIENQIVKLVLNSGNRDERDGAHQFYTNRGFEGKATGFYKILPYDFDTN, from the coding sequence ATGATTCGAAAAGCGACCGAAAAAGACATTCCTAGCTTAGCAAGTCTAATGGGTGAGTTGGGGTATCCGACAACTAGTGAAGAGATGGAAACACGATTTAATAAAATTCAAGCTAATCCTGACTACAATACCCAAGTTGCGGAGATGAATGGTGAAGTTATAGGCATGATTGGCATGATTTTAGGAACTCATTATGAAAGAAATGATCATTACATACGTATAGTCGCTTTCGTCGTTGCATCAAATTACAGGAATAGTGGTATTGGGGCTGCTCTGCTTAATAAAGCGGAGGAATGGGCCATAGAAAATCAGATTGTGAAATTAGTATTGAACAGCGGTAATCGTGACGAGCGAGACGGTGCTCATCAATTTTATACAAACAGAGGATTTGAAGGAAAAGCTACGGGTTTTTATAAGATTCTACCCTATGATTTTGACACAAACTAA
- a CDS encoding serine hydrolase domain-containing protein — MNHHTNQFSKVSILYLLFLVLFTFDSPSTLSANVADSIENKVEEYLKEHEKDIAGLATMVIDEDKLIYKMKGYADIENQIPVTEDTVFEWGSVSKILIWISVMQLVEQGQIDLETDIKTYLPDDFRTKTTYEEPVTMRHLMHHTAGFDDSYTDLMIHHPPEKHTLKEVLENADIKQVFPPGDVVAYSNYGSGLAAYIVEEVSGLDYVEYVQQKIFEPLRMTKTAIDPALDDNEWVREAREEVQGYSSALQLIEPNFYSIPMYPVGSATGTAADLQRLMQALLAEDNTPLFKNKETLDQLFETTLYYPGTTIPRIANGFFYLPSKSQHVYGHGGNSKAFSSSFYVDRNERTGVIVLTNIKNESTFTTGIPELIFGEYVHVENNGNLEESSMWKGVYEPARLPSSGFSKVYGLFLRGKTTQSESNHLAINGLQYTQLEPGIYKTEDSPSLYSLDVYSEHPQLKNVLSNTYSDLLYVPYYKHVLEWGGLVLCAAAILFSFIYVIIAAIRRIWTKQPLHRLLFTQNLLNLLIFTNVLWIVYKTASMVSYDFLKPFLTLNLIYIVIALINSVFLTVKLKNQRLDKREKRFWIMTIIFTVILCVNMLYWEFYF; from the coding sequence GTGAATCATCATACCAATCAATTCTCCAAGGTAAGCATCCTTTATCTATTATTCTTAGTTTTATTTACATTCGATTCTCCCTCAACTTTATCTGCAAATGTAGCTGATTCCATAGAAAATAAAGTTGAGGAGTATTTAAAAGAACACGAAAAAGACATCGCTGGATTAGCCACAATGGTGATAGACGAAGATAAACTCATATACAAAATGAAGGGTTACGCCGATATAGAAAATCAAATCCCCGTTACAGAGGATACGGTATTTGAATGGGGATCTGTGTCTAAAATTCTTATTTGGATCAGTGTCATGCAATTAGTCGAGCAAGGACAAATCGATTTAGAAACAGATATAAAAACGTACTTGCCAGATGATTTCCGCACCAAAACCACGTATGAAGAACCAGTCACGATGCGTCACTTAATGCATCATACAGCGGGATTTGATGACAGCTATACAGATTTAATGATTCATCATCCACCTGAAAAGCACACCCTAAAAGAAGTACTTGAAAATGCAGATATAAAGCAGGTATTTCCTCCTGGTGATGTGGTTGCTTATTCTAATTACGGAAGTGGTCTTGCTGCCTATATTGTGGAAGAAGTGAGCGGCCTAGACTACGTTGAATACGTCCAGCAGAAAATTTTCGAACCGCTTCGTATGACAAAAACAGCAATCGACCCAGCACTAGACGATAACGAATGGGTAAGAGAAGCGAGGGAAGAGGTACAGGGATATTCGTCAGCACTGCAGCTTATTGAACCTAATTTTTACTCAATCCCTATGTATCCAGTTGGCAGTGCGACCGGGACAGCTGCAGATTTACAAAGATTAATGCAAGCTTTATTAGCTGAAGATAATACCCCTCTATTTAAAAATAAAGAGACACTTGATCAACTGTTTGAAACAACATTATATTATCCGGGTACCACTATCCCAAGGATCGCAAATGGCTTCTTTTATTTACCATCCAAAAGTCAGCATGTGTATGGTCACGGCGGTAATTCTAAAGCCTTTAGCTCCTCATTTTATGTAGATCGAAACGAACGTACCGGAGTGATCGTGTTAACCAACATTAAAAATGAAAGTACGTTCACAACGGGAATACCTGAACTGATTTTTGGTGAATATGTTCATGTTGAAAATAACGGAAATCTTGAAGAGTCATCTATGTGGAAAGGTGTGTATGAGCCAGCCAGGCTACCTAGCTCTGGATTCAGCAAGGTGTACGGGTTATTTTTAAGAGGGAAAACGACACAAAGTGAATCGAATCATTTAGCTATTAATGGCTTACAATATACCCAGCTAGAACCAGGCATCTACAAAACAGAGGACAGCCCGAGCTTATACAGCTTAGATGTGTATTCAGAGCACCCACAACTGAAAAACGTGTTATCTAATACTTATTCTGATCTCCTTTACGTGCCTTATTATAAACATGTGCTAGAGTGGGGCGGACTCGTTCTCTGTGCAGCAGCTATACTGTTTTCATTCATCTATGTGATAATTGCTGCTATTAGAAGGATATGGACTAAACAACCTCTGCATCGATTACTATTTACTCAAAATCTTTTAAATCTGCTTATATTCACAAACGTTCTTTGGATCGTTTACAAGACAGCATCCATGGTCAGCTATGACTTTCTCAAGCCCTTTTTAACTCTGAACCTAATCTATATCGTGATCGCTCTTA
- a CDS encoding serine hydrolase domain-containing protein, which produces MKANITKIISDIQKANYFSGSILVTENENVLVETSFGHANRSEKLKNDTSTRFGIASGSKLLTAIAICQLVENGKLSFDTKLSDCLKVDFPHFDKNITVHDLLTHTSGISDYFDEELMDDFEELWSEFPMYQLRRLSGFLPLFQNKKMKLKVGERFHYNNAGYIILGLIIEEASGFTFTDYIQTFIFNKNNMKDSGYFEFDALPQNTAIGYIDLPSGKWKTNIYSLPVKGGSDGGAFITVNDMTKLWNALMNYSILNEKHTKLLLNPHVNVEEEVHYYGYGVWIKKNQTSVEKYHVMGYDPGVCFHSSYYPEASISIVVCSNKSDGAYDIVKVLEKELISNHLDS; this is translated from the coding sequence ATGAAGGCTAACATAACGAAAATTATATCCGATATTCAAAAAGCAAATTACTTTTCAGGTTCGATTTTGGTTACAGAAAATGAAAATGTGTTGGTAGAAACGTCTTTTGGACATGCTAACCGCTCTGAAAAGCTTAAGAATGACACATCTACAAGGTTTGGAATTGCATCAGGAAGTAAGCTCCTAACAGCAATAGCTATTTGCCAGCTAGTAGAGAACGGAAAGCTATCATTCGATACAAAATTATCTGATTGCCTTAAAGTAGACTTTCCGCACTTTGATAAAAACATAACAGTTCATGATCTTTTAACCCATACTTCTGGCATCTCAGATTATTTTGACGAGGAACTAATGGACGATTTTGAAGAGCTTTGGTCTGAATTTCCGATGTATCAATTAAGGAGGTTAAGTGGGTTCCTGCCTCTTTTTCAAAATAAAAAGATGAAATTAAAAGTCGGAGAAAGGTTTCATTATAACAATGCAGGATATATCATACTCGGATTAATTATTGAAGAAGCAAGTGGTTTTACCTTTACGGATTACATCCAAACATTTATTTTTAATAAAAATAATATGAAAGATTCTGGATACTTTGAATTTGATGCGCTGCCCCAAAATACAGCTATAGGATATATTGATTTACCTAGTGGAAAGTGGAAGACAAATATCTATTCATTACCTGTCAAGGGTGGTTCAGATGGAGGAGCATTTATCACAGTTAACGATATGACGAAACTTTGGAATGCGCTTATGAATTACTCCATACTAAATGAGAAACACACCAAGCTCCTGCTTAACCCTCATGTCAATGTTGAAGAAGAGGTTCATTACTACGGTTATGGTGTATGGATTAAGAAGAACCAAACATCTGTTGAGAAGTATCATGTAATGGGCTATGACCCTGGTGTATGTTTTCACTCTTCTTATTATCCAGAAGCTTCAATTTCCATTGTTGTTTGTTCCAACAAGTCTGATGGAGCTTATGATATTGTTAAAGTATTAGAGAAAGAGTTGATTAGTAATCATTTAGATTCATGA
- a CDS encoding DinB family protein, which translates to MHSIEFVQSLEHLTDQEWRTAISSGKWTVAEIVGHLIPWDQFVIDKRLPYLFTNKPLLIGPDAHALNEQSASLSRRQSKQTTISQFISTRTHLHNNVQEIANEYWKTSFIIGTSTLTLNDYLIGLIQHDLHHFEQIRSALNKY; encoded by the coding sequence ATGCATTCAATAGAGTTTGTCCAATCATTAGAACATTTAACTGACCAAGAATGGCGTACCGCAATAAGTAGTGGAAAATGGACTGTCGCAGAAATAGTTGGCCACCTCATTCCTTGGGATCAATTTGTGATCGACAAACGACTACCTTACCTATTTACTAACAAGCCACTGCTAATAGGACCAGATGCGCATGCACTAAATGAGCAATCAGCAAGTTTAAGCAGGAGACAGAGTAAACAAACGACCATCAGCCAATTTATTTCTACTAGGACTCATTTACATAACAATGTTCAGGAGATTGCAAATGAATATTGGAAGACGTCCTTCATTATAGGAACGTCAACTCTCACTCTTAATGATTATTTAATAGGGCTGATACAACATGACTTACACCATTTTGAACAAATCAGATCTGCCTTAAACAAGTATTAG
- a CDS encoding ASCH domain-containing protein yields the protein MKLNNNTSITQLWETFRKSNPNAPEEYSAWAFGDSKEMADELALLVVEGVKTATASNFTLYELENEALPQVGQLNIILNGEGDAAAIVQTTSVEVIPFDEVTKEHAYLEGEGDRSLAYWRDVHETFFRKEFDQIEKEFTYKMPVVCERFEVVYK from the coding sequence ATGAAATTGAATAATAATACATCTATTACACAACTATGGGAAACCTTCCGTAAAAGCAATCCCAATGCACCAGAGGAATATTCAGCCTGGGCCTTTGGAGATTCCAAGGAAATGGCAGATGAGCTTGCCTTATTAGTCGTTGAAGGAGTGAAAACAGCGACGGCATCAAACTTTACGCTGTATGAACTCGAAAATGAAGCATTGCCGCAAGTGGGTCAGCTGAATATCATTTTAAATGGAGAAGGAGATGCCGCAGCAATTGTGCAAACAACGTCAGTCGAAGTTATTCCATTTGATGAAGTGACAAAAGAACATGCGTATTTAGAAGGCGAAGGGGACCGGTCGTTAGCTTATTGGCGTGATGTGCATGAGACGTTTTTTAGAAAAGAGTTTGATCAAATTGAAAAAGAATTCACCTATAAAATGCCCGTTGTTTGTGAGAGGTTTGAAGTCGTTTATAAGTAA
- a CDS encoding Lrp/AsnC family transcriptional regulator has product MKIDEIDRRILDELKQDSRLSMSELGRRVNLSSPSVTERVRHMESFGIIKGYTLTIDYEKLGQSIQCMVEATVKNGDYIGFKHYIQSLSNVEFCYRIAGQACFMMKLHFQSFKEAEQFIEDVNPYARTVTHFIFSEVPTEVKIKGE; this is encoded by the coding sequence ATGAAAATTGATGAGATTGATCGAAGGATATTAGATGAATTAAAGCAGGACAGCCGCCTTTCAATGAGCGAGCTCGGAAGACGAGTAAACCTCTCATCCCCATCGGTCACAGAACGCGTGAGACATATGGAATCATTTGGTATTATTAAAGGCTATACCTTGACGATTGACTATGAGAAATTAGGACAGTCTATACAATGCATGGTTGAAGCGACGGTTAAAAATGGAGATTATATTGGATTTAAACACTATATTCAGTCCCTTTCGAATGTAGAGTTCTGCTACCGTATTGCTGGCCAGGCTTGCTTTATGATGAAGCTGCATTTTCAAAGTTTTAAAGAAGCAGAACAATTTATAGAAGACGTAAATCCCTATGCACGTACAGTCACGCATTTTATTTTTTCAGAAGTGCCAACGGAGGTTAAGATAAAAGGCGAGTAA
- a CDS encoding PadR family transcriptional regulator gives MSMQILVLATLKKKPNHPYEIKQTLYKDGWNKLILITDGNLYQAIRTLTKLECIREVKSEKENNRPNRTIYEITPTGKEHLQASIVSVFEKQQTDARTLYPALAYIEHADKSNVLQHIGRWMNQLSEELNQRKEYNDKINQLIQEHYYEQLELQYNWLKRVNEVLREEDS, from the coding sequence ATGTCCATGCAAATTCTAGTGTTGGCTACACTTAAAAAGAAGCCGAATCACCCATATGAAATCAAACAAACTCTTTATAAAGATGGATGGAATAAATTAATTCTGATTACAGATGGCAACCTATATCAAGCGATCCGAACGTTAACTAAATTAGAATGCATTCGTGAAGTGAAATCGGAGAAAGAGAATAATCGACCCAACCGCACGATTTATGAAATCACACCAACTGGAAAAGAACATCTCCAAGCATCGATTGTATCAGTGTTTGAAAAGCAGCAAACAGATGCAAGAACACTTTATCCAGCTCTCGCTTATATTGAGCATGCAGATAAATCAAACGTGCTGCAGCATATTGGAAGATGGATGAATCAATTAAGTGAAGAGTTGAATCAACGCAAAGAATACAATGATAAAATCAATCAATTGATTCAAGAGCATTATTATGAACAATTAGAGTTGCAGTACAATTGGTTGAAGCGAGTAAATGAGGTTCTAAGAGAGGAAGATTCTTAA
- a CDS encoding GNAT family N-acetyltransferase — MINISGKLVTLKEATEKDLDGLYYWKYVEEEQAAKKWNGPYIPEPVISKMEFKQHWQETNEIIPNTPSALTIHVNEKLIGIVSCYWVDKHTNWLETGIVIYDKEYWNGGYGTEAYRLWIDYLFTTTDLHRLGMSTWSGNIRMMRAAEKIGMKEEARIRQARTVEGEYYDAIKMGMLRSEWVLLNE, encoded by the coding sequence ATGATCAACATTTCAGGCAAGTTAGTCACTCTTAAAGAAGCAACCGAAAAAGATCTAGATGGACTGTATTATTGGAAGTACGTAGAAGAAGAACAAGCCGCTAAAAAGTGGAATGGACCCTACATACCTGAGCCTGTAATTTCAAAAATGGAATTTAAGCAGCATTGGCAAGAGACTAATGAAATCATTCCAAACACTCCAAGTGCACTAACCATTCATGTTAATGAAAAGCTGATTGGCATTGTCAGCTGTTATTGGGTAGATAAACATACAAATTGGCTGGAAACGGGAATCGTCATCTATGACAAGGAATACTGGAATGGAGGCTACGGTACAGAAGCCTATCGTCTCTGGATTGATTATCTATTTACCACTACAGACTTGCATCGCTTAGGAATGTCTACTTGGTCTGGAAATATACGGATGATGAGAGCAGCTGAAAAGATCGGAATGAAAGAAGAAGCACGGATCAGGCAGGCTAGAACCGTAGAAGGTGAATATTATGACGCGATCAAGATGGGGATGTTGAGAAGTGAGTGGGTTTTATTAAATGAATAA
- a CDS encoding acyl-CoA thioesterase gives MKFETNVKVRFCETDALGHLNNVSYFIYLEEARVEFFKALNPDMTIENWNIILASTSCDFIKQVYFDEILSIETSVEKIGTSSFHIVHEVFNPAKEVVARGRAAVVHFDFHSQTTQSLPDFMKERLNKYYQEKISSN, from the coding sequence ATGAAATTCGAAACCAATGTAAAAGTGCGCTTCTGTGAAACGGATGCCTTAGGTCATCTTAACAATGTCAGCTACTTTATCTATTTGGAGGAAGCACGTGTAGAATTTTTTAAAGCCCTCAATCCAGATATGACAATCGAAAATTGGAATATCATTTTAGCATCAACTTCATGTGACTTTATTAAACAAGTTTATTTTGACGAAATTCTTTCGATAGAGACATCGGTTGAAAAAATCGGTACATCTAGCTTCCATATTGTCCATGAAGTGTTTAATCCCGCTAAAGAAGTTGTAGCGAGAGGCCGGGCAGCTGTGGTCCATTTTGATTTTCATTCGCAAACAACTCAATCCCTGCCAGATTTTATGAAAGAACGTTTAAACAAGTATTACCAAGAAAAGATATCATCCAACTAG
- a CDS encoding long-chain-fatty-acid--CoA ligase produces the protein MSIYNDKPWLSLYHESVEETIEVNDLSLNDLFTQSIEKYKNKTALTFYDRTFTYEQVDGITKQYTSSLHSLGFSKGDRFAVMLPNTPHYLFTLFSVSKLGGIGVQVNPMYIEREIEHVLKDSGAEYMIVLDQLYPRVKKIQEKTNLKHIIVVSLGSEITEIEENDFFFNDFLSLGTEQPPHVEIDPVEDIAMLQYTGGTTGVSKGVMLTHRNLMTNIEQIYEFMFKPIEYPDNPKIMSVLPMFHIYGLTCNVFLGFKCGCNQIILPRFELQEVVETVKRQKPFQFSGVPTMYVALNSHPKLEEYGFDQVSYFNSGGSAMPIEQLQTFEKRTNCNLCEGYGLSEASPTTHFNPPTRDRKVGSVGIPLPGLESKIIKETDRGPIDVPVGEVGELLVRGPQVMKGYWQREEETNAALKEGWLYTGDLARMDEEGYFYIVDRKKDMIIASGFNVYPREIEEILYQHPAIQEVIVVGVPDEYRGETVKAFINLKAGEKATEEDVIAFARKLLAPYKVPSFIEFRDELPKSAVGKLLRKKLRDEEINKARS, from the coding sequence ATGTCCATTTACAACGATAAGCCATGGTTATCGCTTTATCATGAAAGTGTAGAAGAAACAATTGAAGTAAACGATCTCTCGTTAAATGATTTATTTACCCAATCGATTGAAAAATACAAGAACAAAACCGCTTTAACTTTCTATGACCGAACCTTTACCTATGAGCAGGTTGATGGAATCACCAAGCAATATACGTCATCTCTTCATAGTTTAGGATTTTCAAAAGGAGATCGCTTCGCTGTTATGCTTCCGAATACTCCTCACTATCTCTTTACGTTGTTTAGTGTGTCAAAACTTGGTGGCATCGGAGTTCAAGTCAATCCGATGTATATCGAAAGAGAGATTGAACATGTGCTCAAAGACTCCGGGGCAGAATACATGATTGTTTTAGATCAGCTGTATCCACGCGTCAAAAAAATTCAGGAAAAAACAAATCTGAAACATATCATCGTTGTAAGCTTGGGGTCAGAAATAACGGAAATAGAGGAGAATGATTTCTTTTTTAATGACTTCTTATCCTTAGGAACAGAGCAACCACCTCATGTAGAGATTGATCCAGTGGAAGATATTGCAATGCTTCAATATACAGGTGGGACAACAGGTGTGTCAAAAGGGGTTATGCTAACACATCGTAATTTGATGACGAATATAGAACAAATCTATGAGTTTATGTTTAAACCTATTGAGTACCCAGACAATCCGAAAATCATGAGTGTTTTACCTATGTTTCATATTTACGGCTTAACGTGTAACGTCTTTTTGGGATTCAAATGTGGATGTAATCAAATTATCTTACCTCGTTTCGAGCTCCAAGAAGTCGTTGAAACGGTTAAACGACAGAAGCCTTTCCAGTTTTCGGGCGTTCCGACCATGTATGTAGCATTAAATAGTCATCCGAAATTAGAAGAATACGGATTCGATCAAGTATCCTATTTTAATAGCGGAGGCTCAGCTATGCCTATTGAGCAGCTACAGACTTTTGAAAAAAGAACGAACTGTAATTTATGCGAGGGCTATGGTCTGTCTGAAGCCTCACCAACCACTCACTTTAATCCTCCAACGCGAGATAGAAAAGTGGGAAGCGTCGGTATACCACTTCCTGGGTTAGAATCAAAAATAATTAAAGAGACTGATCGTGGTCCGATTGACGTACCTGTAGGTGAAGTAGGTGAGTTACTCGTTAGAGGGCCACAGGTGATGAAAGGCTATTGGCAGCGAGAAGAGGAGACTAATGCCGCATTAAAAGAAGGATGGCTCTATACAGGGGACTTGGCGCGAATGGATGAGGAAGGGTACTTTTATATCGTCGATCGCAAAAAGGATATGATTATTGCAAGTGGGTTCAATGTCTATCCTCGAGAAATTGAGGAAATCCTTTATCAACATCCTGCCATTCAAGAGGTGATTGTCGTCGGTGTTCCAGATGAATACAGAGGAGAAACTGTAAAAGCTTTTATTAATTTAAAAGCAGGTGAAAAGGCGACTGAAGAGGACGTAATTGCCTTTGCAAGAAAATTACTTGCTCCTTACAAAGTTCCAAGCTTTATAGAATTTCGCGATGAACTTCCAAAATCAGCTGTCGGGAAATTATTAAGAAAAAAGCTCCGTGATGAGGAAATAAACAAGGCTCGTTCATAA
- a CDS encoding thiolase family protein yields the protein MSNRDAVIVSAVRTAIGKQGGALAGLDAHQYGAVVIKEALERVSISAEMVDDVIMGNVLSGGGNIARLTALQTGLSLEIPGLTIDRQCGSGINSINLAAQAIKAGDGDVFVAGGVESMSRAPYLMDRPTKTYSPVPPKFRTSQLSPKEIGDPPMGITAENLAKKYSISREEQDEFSVRSQQRMARAMQEAYFKDQIVPVEIPVKRGESITFDTDEHPRPSTSLEALTKLSPAFLKDGTVTAGSSSGLNDAASAVVIMSREKAKACGLEPLAVILDYAVSGVDPTIMGIGPVPATRKLLNRAGIQLNRIDLIELNEAFAAQVIACDRELEFDPEKLNVNGGAIAHGHPLGATGAILLTKAIYELQRRNQSTALITACIGGGQGIATLIERE from the coding sequence ATGTCGAATAGAGATGCAGTGATTGTTTCAGCAGTTCGAACAGCAATAGGTAAACAAGGTGGTGCACTAGCAGGTTTAGATGCCCATCAGTACGGAGCGGTTGTGATTAAAGAAGCGCTTGAGCGGGTTTCGATTTCAGCCGAAATGGTGGATGACGTGATTATGGGGAATGTGTTAAGTGGTGGCGGTAATATCGCTCGCTTAACAGCTCTGCAAACAGGTTTGTCCTTAGAAATCCCTGGTCTAACGATTGACCGTCAATGTGGATCTGGTATTAATTCTATTAACCTTGCAGCACAAGCGATTAAAGCAGGTGATGGGGATGTGTTCGTTGCCGGCGGGGTCGAGAGCATGAGTCGGGCACCTTACTTAATGGATCGTCCAACGAAAACCTATTCACCAGTTCCTCCTAAATTCCGTACTTCTCAACTATCACCTAAAGAAATTGGCGACCCGCCTATGGGGATTACAGCCGAAAATCTTGCAAAGAAATACAGTATTTCCAGAGAAGAACAAGATGAATTCTCTGTGCGAAGTCAACAAAGAATGGCTAGAGCTATGCAAGAAGCTTATTTTAAAGATCAAATTGTTCCGGTAGAGATCCCTGTTAAACGAGGGGAAAGTATTACATTTGATACCGATGAACATCCACGACCTTCAACCAGTCTCGAAGCTTTAACAAAGCTATCCCCAGCATTTCTTAAGGATGGGACTGTAACCGCAGGGAGTAGTTCTGGATTAAATGATGCTGCAAGTGCTGTTGTGATCATGTCTAGAGAAAAAGCAAAAGCTTGCGGGTTAGAACCTTTAGCGGTCATACTAGATTATGCGGTGAGTGGTGTCGACCCTACGATTATGGGGATCGGGCCAGTACCAGCGACCAGAAAGCTGTTAAACAGAGCAGGAATTCAATTGAATAGGATCGATTTAATCGAATTAAATGAAGCGTTTGCAGCACAGGTTATCGCATGTGATCGCGAATTAGAATTTGACCCTGAAAAATTAAATGTTAATGGTGGGGCGATTGCACATGGACATCCATTAGGGGCAACAGGAGCGATTCTTTTAACGAAGGCAATCTATGAATTACAAAGGAGAAATCAATCAACAGCCTTAATTACCGCTTGCATAGGTGGAGGGCAAGGGATTGCTACCTTGATTGAAAGAGAATAA
- a CDS encoding serine hydrolase domain-containing protein has protein sequence MNQIHKALVYTFLPLLLAGCIEANTSSLPASEDFPAEAVRTQIDKERDYYPTENWQTKSPAVLGLNEEVLKELTDEVRHEDVYSMLLIKDGYLAEEYYKSIAFDNSRTPINSVAKSITSSLIGIAIEQGHIEGINQKASDFIPEILDQEDTRKQNWTIEHFLTMTDGLDWPETTSWNEIMVPLESSENWVEFILSRELAYEPGMKFNYNTGSSHLLSVIIERASGQSTKQFANEHLFSQLGIGTMDYFWDIDSNGYYTGGYKMEMAPADLAKIGYLFLNGGRWEGDQLIPQEWVETSTAYHTMTELNTAGFGDYGYQWWVKTLHLDTGELIHSYYGSGAFGQKLIVIPHFDIVAVFTSNLPNESYGLYFEQITEQFLLKLFEG, from the coding sequence ATGAATCAAATCCATAAAGCTTTAGTGTATACGTTCCTGCCTCTGCTGCTTGCTGGATGCATAGAAGCTAATACCTCCTCATTGCCAGCCTCAGAAGACTTCCCGGCTGAAGCAGTAAGAACGCAAATAGACAAAGAAAGAGATTACTATCCTACTGAAAATTGGCAAACGAAATCACCTGCTGTACTGGGCTTAAATGAAGAGGTGTTAAAAGAATTAACAGATGAAGTCCGTCACGAAGATGTGTACAGTATGCTGTTGATCAAAGACGGTTATTTAGCGGAGGAATATTACAAATCGATAGCTTTTGACAATTCACGAACTCCGATCAATTCGGTTGCAAAGAGTATTACCTCTTCCTTAATCGGCATAGCGATTGAACAAGGCCATATTGAGGGAATCAATCAAAAAGCATCAGATTTCATTCCAGAAATACTAGATCAAGAGGACACGCGTAAACAGAATTGGACCATCGAGCATTTCTTAACCATGACAGATGGTTTGGATTGGCCGGAAACAACCTCATGGAATGAGATCATGGTGCCGCTAGAGTCTAGTGAGAATTGGGTGGAGTTCATTCTTTCTCGTGAACTAGCATATGAACCGGGTATGAAATTCAACTATAATACAGGATCATCTCATTTATTATCTGTCATAATTGAAAGAGCTTCAGGTCAGTCAACAAAGCAATTTGCGAATGAGCATTTATTTTCACAGCTAGGCATTGGGACGATGGACTATTTCTGGGACATTGATTCTAATGGATATTACACTGGTGGATATAAGATGGAAATGGCGCCAGCTGACCTCGCAAAAATCGGCTATTTATTCTTAAATGGTGGTAGGTGGGAAGGAGATCAGCTCATCCCTCAAGAATGGGTGGAAACTTCAACTGCTTATCACACTATGACAGAATTAAATACAGCAGGCTTCGGAGATTATGGGTACCAGTGGTGGGTTAAGACGCTGCATCTCGATACAGGCGAGTTGATTCATAGTTACTACGGCTCAGGTGCATTTGGACAAAAACTGATCGTCATTCCTCATTTCGATATTGTCGCTGTATTTACAAGCAATTTGCCAAACGAATCTTACGGTCTGTATTTTGAACAAATAACGGAACAGTTTTTATTGAAGTTATTTGAAGGATAA